From Solanum lycopersicum chromosome 8, SLM_r2.1, the proteins below share one genomic window:
- the LOC112942045 gene encoding uncharacterized protein isoform X2: protein MVATVGIHPREGGSTCGRTERYKGRKKEGLRYNLHQYSESGGGGLIAQEQLNAWIHITGQNTSRKEILRLPHKDVGYDYRKEYVHYKHSKGWKSLVVYKSGIHAPCVYTSRLLNMWVR, encoded by the exons ATGGTTGCTACTGTAGGCATTCATCCAAGAGAAGGAGGTTCTACTTGTGGCCGAACAGAG AGATACAAGGGCCGCAAAAAGGAAGGACTGCGGTATAATCTTCATCAGTATTCTGAGTCTGGCGGTGGAGGCCTTATTGCCCAGGAGCAATTAAATGCCTGGATTCACATAACTGGACAAAATACATCAAGAAAGGAGATTCTGAGGCTTCCACATAAAGATGTTGGATATGATTATCGG AAGGAATATGTTCACTATAAGCACTCCAAAGGGTGGAAGAGTTTGGTTGTGTATAAATCTGGCATTCATGCTCCTTGTGTTTACACGTCTAG GTTGTTGAATATGTGGGTGAGATAG
- the LOC112942045 gene encoding uncharacterized protein isoform X1 — protein sequence MVATVGIHPREGGSTCGRTERYKGRKKEGLRYNLHQYSESGGGGLIAQEQLNAWIHITGQNTSRKEILRLPHKDVGYDYRKEYVHYKHSKGWKSLVVYKSGIHAPCVYTSRFILQSEMISSVSILFL from the exons ATGGTTGCTACTGTAGGCATTCATCCAAGAGAAGGAGGTTCTACTTGTGGCCGAACAGAG AGATACAAGGGCCGCAAAAAGGAAGGACTGCGGTATAATCTTCATCAGTATTCTGAGTCTGGCGGTGGAGGCCTTATTGCCCAGGAGCAATTAAATGCCTGGATTCACATAACTGGACAAAATACATCAAGAAAGGAGATTCTGAGGCTTCCACATAAAGATGTTGGATATGATTATCGG AAGGAATATGTTCACTATAAGCACTCCAAAGGGTGGAAGAGTTTGGTTGTGTATAAATCTGGCATTCATGCTCCTTGTGTTTACACGTCTAGGTTTATTTTACAAAGCGAAATGATCTCATCTGTCTCTATTCTCTTCCTCTGA